The Candidatus Acidulodesulfobacterium acidiphilum region CAGATTAATTTTACTCGACAGGACAAAAAACGGCGAAAGGCGGGAAATACCGATGAATAATTTAACGGTTAAACTATTTAGCTCTTTGCCGAGGCATCTGCGCGTTCCTTACGTATTTTATAATAATAAACAAAAGCCTTACAAGAACGTTACGGAAGGGTTTCAAAGCGCGTTAAAAAAGTCCGGCATAAAGAATTTCAGGTTCCACGATTTGAGGCATACGTTTGCTTCGATACTCGTTATGGCGGGAGTCGATATTAGCTCGGTTTCGGAACTGCTCGGGCATACGAGCATTAAGATGACGCAAAGATATGCCCACCTGTCGCCTGCGCACCTGAGAAAAGCCGTAGATATTTTTGAAAATGTCACATTTTTGTCACAGTTTGAGGAAAAGGGAAAAGTTGAAGATTTATAAGTTGCTGATTTTATTTATTAAAACGGAAGGAAATTAGGCTGCCCTATTGACGTAGCTTATTCCATAGATATGTTTGTTAATGCTGTATTCGTTAAACTGCTTGGTTTTAGACCGCTGATAATGCACGCGGTTCCGGTCTTTTTATATGCCGTTTTTATTTTAACCGCTTATTTTTATATTCCGCGTGAAAAAGACGAAGTAAACGGCAACGCCGGCTTAATATTTTAAACCGGCTTATTTTTATTCATAATTTTTTTGGTATTTCCTTCAAGAGGTTTGGCATTCTGGGCGCTTCAGGAAGGTACGCATCTTTCCGCCGTTATCGTTTCTCTTTTAGTTTTCCTATTAATTAATAAATTTTTAAAAACGGCTTCGCGTTTATCTTATTTATTTTTAGCAGCGGCTTTTATAGTTTTAACCGCCGGTTTTGCAAACGATAACGTAAACGTCGTAATTTGCGGAGTTCCGCTTGTCGTTTTAAGCATTGTTTTTATCGTTAAAGAGATTAGCAAAATTGAAAAAAGTCGAAATTATAATTATCATAATATACGCAGATATATGTTTATAATTTTATCGGTAATGGCGGCTTATCTGCTTAAAGAATTAATTTTTTTCGCAATTAAATCCGCAGGCGGATTTACGACGGTTCCTTCGGGACTTGCCATAGCTTTCGTCCGTTTAAAATTTTTCCCAAAAAACTTTTATTTTTATATAAACGGAATGTTAAATCTTTTAGGAATAAAAGTATTCGGCAGATATCTTTT contains the following coding sequences:
- a CDS encoding site-specific integrase encodes the protein DESALQRVRRVKNLTGTNKILRYLTKEEIEVLISNCPPHLKPIVLVALNTGMRKSEILHLTWDRVDLKNRLILLDRTKNGERREIPMNNLTVKLFSSLPRHLRVPYVFYNNKQKPYKNVTEGFQSALKKSGIKNFRFHDLRHTFASILVMAGVDISSVSELLGHTSIKMTQRYAHLSPAHLRKAVDIFENVTFLSQFEEKGKVEDL